TTTACATTGGATGGAGTAAAATCAAATTTTAAGTGCCTATTTAATTTTTGCAACTCTTCAAGAGGTATTCCTATAAGCTTAGAGACTCTTGATAATGACTCGCCGCCCGGAACCTTAACCGTAGATATGGAGTATGCGTTTGCTCTATTGAGCAGATATTCATATTCGCTTTCCAATAAAAAATGCTCGTCGTTACCCATCATTGCCAGTGCAACGATTCTTCTTATATAAAGTCTGCTCTCTTTTGGTATATATGTCATTTTCGGATCCAATAAAACAGATAGTTCATCGCTGCCGGCATTCTCTATAGCTTTGCTTAGTTTCCCGTCCCCGCAGTTATAGGCGATTGCCGCTAAATACCATTTGCCGAATTTTTTATAAAGATTTGAAAGATATTTCGCGGCGGCTTCCGTTGATTTGATAAGATCTCTTCTCTCATCGACAAATTCATCTATCCTTAGACCGTACTGCTTGGCTGCCGGAGGCATAAACTGCCATAAACCGGATGCTTTTTTAACTGAATACGCTCTTGTTAAAAATTCTGATTCCGCCATCGAAAGAAAAAGAAACTCGGGCGGTATATTGTACTTGGCTAAAATATTTTTTATAGCAGGGATAAAAATATATGCATCATCCATTGCCCCAAAAAATCGCTCATCTTTAAATATTTCTACATTGCTATACTTGATTTGGTTCATAACAGGATCGTTCAAAAAAGATGCATCAATGTCAAAAGAGTCTAAAATAGCAACCTGTCTACCGTAATTTGAACCATATATTAGGTTTGCACTGAGTAAAAACGGCAATAAAAGCAGTAAAATATATTTCAAAATAGCAACCCTTATCGTAAGTTTATTGATTATATCTTAACCAAAAAAACATTAAAAAGAGTTAAGTATTTTTAATACTAAGAAATATTAAAAAGTGCAAGAGCATTTTGAGAGGTTGTTTTTTCTATATTTTCTATTGATATTTCTAAAAGTTCAGATATTTTTTTTGCCACAAAAATTGTATATAGCGGTTCATTTCTCTCGCCTCTATGGGGAGTCGGTGTTAGATACGGACCGTCTGTTTCAATTACTATTTTCTCAAGTGGGATTTTTGGTAACACATGAATAAGCTTCTTAGCATTGCTAAAAGTCAAAACACCGCCTATTCCAAAATAAAAGCCCTCTTTTGCCAAAGAGAGCAGTTCTTCATCTGCATTATAGCAGTGTAATACTCCGCCGACATCTTTCGCATTATATTTTAAAAGTATCTCTTTAGAGTCTCTTGAAGCATCTCTTATATGCACGATTAACGGTTTTTTATACTTTTTTGCCAACTCAATCTGGGCT
This portion of the Sulfurimonas sp. genome encodes:
- a CDS encoding lytic transglycosylase domain-containing protein, whose translation is MKYILLLLLPFLLSANLIYGSNYGRQVAILDSFDIDASFLNDPVMNQIKYSNVEIFKDERFFGAMDDAYIFIPAIKNILAKYNIPPEFLFLSMAESEFLTRAYSVKKASGLWQFMPPAAKQYGLRIDEFVDERRDLIKSTEAAAKYLSNLYKKFGKWYLAAIAYNCGDGKLSKAIENAGSDELSVLLDPKMTYIPKESRLYIRRIVALAMMGNDEHFLLESEYEYLLNRANAYSISTVKVPGGESLSRVSKLIGIPLEELQKLNRHLKFDFTPSNVNSYNIYIPYIKLSEFKQKYFEEKTKNIYKIHVAKKSDTVFKIAKAYGVPFKTIMDFNNLKSDKVNFEQRVVIPMNSKTNVEKTNNHFYYSVKKGDTLESISKTYKISIENIKIQNKLKGKLVKEGERLKL
- a CDS encoding TatD family hydrolase; amino-acid sequence: MIIDTHVHLDDERYKDDLDEVLNRAREGGVKRFIIPGADPKNIERAAWIADNNGDVYFAVGVHPYDMDAFDKHEFEKYINHPKCVAIGECGLDYFRLEGSDEEKEKEKSRQKEVFIAQIELAKKYKKPLIVHIRDASRDSKEILLKYNAKDVGGVLHCYNADEELLSLAKEGFYFGIGGVLTFSNAKKLIHVLPKIPLEKIVIETDGPYLTPTPHRGERNEPLYTIFVAKKISELLEISIENIEKTTSQNALALFNIS